A window of the Juglans microcarpa x Juglans regia isolate MS1-56 chromosome 5D, Jm3101_v1.0, whole genome shotgun sequence genome harbors these coding sequences:
- the LOC121265585 gene encoding heavy metal-associated isoprenylated plant protein 41-like gives MKQKIVVKVQMNREKCQTKALKVAASIDGVDFLGLGAEKDRVEVIGNGVDAVKLATSLNKKVGHTEIISVEVMKES, from the exons ATGAAG CAAAAGATTGTGGTTAAGGTGCAGATGAATCGCGAAAAATGTCAGACTAAGGCACTCAAGGTCGCAGCTTCTATAGATG GCGTGGATTTTTTGGGCTTAGGAGCGGAGAAAGATAGAGTGGAGGTGATTGGGAATGGAGTTGATGCTGTAAAGTTGGCTACAAGTCTGAATAAGAAGGTTGGGCATACCGAGATTATCAGTGTAGAAGTGATGAAAGAAAGCTAA